A region from the Melioribacter roseus P3M-2 genome encodes:
- a CDS encoding VIT domain-containing protein, whose amino-acid sequence MLKKYTFFLILFALAFSIQAQQYAYLSINDPHGWGNYNPVINRAQVVVTPEGVFSKVDLILEVATTATNLNNDKQLEIVLNFSLPEGSVVTDLWLWVGDEISKGLLLDTWTASTIYENIVNRRRDPAILYKRSANNYELRVYPLFPKSFRKFKIQYLTPNNWYSEKALLPLPYHILNAANKPVGTLEIAALNFNEWRNPVLAGKDGEFVDASGTEYPPDYEYVTFANVSGLPSNLAVEYPNPMINGVYLKKYDDGETGYYQMALFPGNTIIDKKKNKVLFLIDYDVRKTTLTKDDIVSNLKTLIKTNLKEDDQFNIFYSMLGTQRLSENWINADTNSINAVLEYFKGGHLSSYSNLATLLNDGYEYLRNNGDSAVVYLMASSDQFGSFEQANQLINDLQTYYSPLPPTYIFDFNNNNFYYYYFGNRSYLGNEYFYTNLSRLTGGDYKRLNNSPLATMNELFGQISGLITSFDLYTTLEAGFCFSRLNLKSIEASINIGEPIVQIGKYIGSFPFTIKASGIYDSKPFTSTLNIYENEIANADSTTAQMWTGWYISSLEKGYLTNKEIIELVDLSARYRILSTYTSFLCLEPGDTICIECVQEQQGGRNDGGGIISVDEENEVPTEFDVKAYPNPFNSQVNISVTLPAEATKENIKIKIYNLLGQEVKTFEYTPNSSNIINLFWDGKNDEGEQLSSGVYIFTVSGGAFKKSIKLVYMK is encoded by the coding sequence ATGTTAAAAAAATATACTTTTTTTCTAATTCTTTTTGCTCTTGCTTTTAGTATTCAAGCGCAGCAGTACGCTTACCTGTCGATAAACGACCCGCATGGATGGGGAAATTACAACCCTGTTATTAACAGAGCTCAAGTTGTAGTAACGCCGGAGGGAGTTTTCAGCAAGGTCGACCTCATACTCGAAGTAGCGACTACAGCCACAAATTTAAACAACGATAAGCAGCTCGAGATTGTGCTTAATTTTTCATTGCCGGAAGGAAGCGTGGTAACTGATCTGTGGCTCTGGGTAGGAGATGAAATCAGCAAAGGACTATTGCTCGATACATGGACTGCGTCTACTATTTATGAAAATATCGTCAACCGAAGACGCGACCCTGCAATACTGTACAAACGGTCTGCAAACAATTATGAACTGCGCGTTTACCCGCTTTTTCCCAAATCCTTCAGGAAATTTAAAATCCAGTATTTGACGCCCAACAATTGGTACAGTGAAAAGGCTCTCCTTCCTTTACCCTACCACATTTTGAATGCCGCAAACAAACCCGTAGGGACTCTTGAAATAGCCGCATTGAACTTTAATGAATGGAGAAATCCCGTATTAGCCGGCAAGGACGGCGAGTTTGTTGACGCCTCCGGGACGGAATATCCCCCCGACTACGAATATGTCACATTCGCGAATGTTTCAGGTCTGCCGTCGAACTTGGCGGTAGAATATCCCAATCCAATGATAAACGGAGTCTACCTGAAAAAGTACGACGACGGAGAAACGGGATACTATCAAATGGCTCTCTTCCCGGGCAATACGATCATCGATAAAAAGAAGAACAAAGTTTTATTCCTCATTGATTACGACGTAAGAAAAACTACGCTTACAAAAGACGACATAGTTTCAAATCTAAAGACATTGATAAAAACGAATTTGAAAGAAGACGACCAATTCAACATTTTTTATTCGATGCTAGGCACCCAACGGCTGAGCGAGAATTGGATTAACGCCGACACCAATTCAATTAACGCCGTACTGGAATACTTCAAAGGCGGTCATCTTTCTTCCTACAGCAATTTGGCGACATTATTGAACGACGGTTACGAATATCTCCGGAATAACGGAGACAGCGCCGTCGTTTATCTGATGGCTTCTTCCGATCAATTCGGCAGCTTCGAACAGGCAAATCAATTGATAAACGACCTGCAAACTTATTACTCCCCTTTGCCGCCCACATACATTTTTGACTTCAACAACAATAATTTTTACTATTATTATTTCGGCAACAGATCGTATCTGGGTAACGAATATTTTTACACAAACCTTTCGAGATTGACGGGCGGAGACTACAAAAGATTAAACAATTCGCCGCTTGCAACAATGAACGAACTCTTCGGACAAATAAGCGGATTAATAACTTCGTTCGATCTCTATACGACTCTGGAAGCCGGTTTTTGTTTTAGCAGACTGAACTTAAAAAGTATTGAAGCTTCCATCAACATCGGCGAACCGATCGTACAAATTGGCAAATATATCGGTAGTTTTCCCTTTACGATAAAAGCCTCAGGAATATACGACTCGAAACCGTTCACGTCGACTTTGAATATTTACGAAAACGAAATAGCCAACGCCGACAGTACGACAGCGCAAATGTGGACGGGATGGTATATAAGCAGTCTCGAAAAAGGGTATTTAACAAACAAAGAAATAATTGAACTGGTCGATTTGAGCGCTCGTTACCGCATATTGTCTACTTATACTTCATTCCTCTGCCTGGAACCCGGGGACACGATTTGTATAGAATGCGTTCAGGAACAGCAGGGGGGCAGGAACGACGGTGGAGGCATAATATCGGTTGACGAAGAGAATGAAGTTCCCACGGAATTCGACGTTAAAGCTTATCCGAATCCGTTCAATTCGCAGGTAAATATTTCCGTTACTTTGCCTGCCGAGGCAACTAAGGAAAATATCAAAATCAAAATTTATAATTTACTCGGACAGGAAGTTAAAACATTCGAGTATACGCCGAACAGTTCAAATATTATTAATCTTTTCTGGGACGGAAAAAACGACGAAGGGGAACAGCTTTCTTCGGGCGTTTATATCTTTACGGTCTCGGGAGGCGCGTTCAAGAAATCGATCAAACTCGTTTACATGAAATAA
- a CDS encoding HAD family hydrolase encodes MSYSVIVFDLGNVLIPFDYNKAIERINKIEDGLGNKFARLYASNYEFHRDFERGKISREKFLDKMCEWLEGKVDSEEFCGIFSDIFTTNDDVIKLLPVLKKNYKLVLLSNTNEIHEEYGYSHYEFLKYFDKLFLSHKVGAVKPEEKIYRAVESFTGVPSSEHLFIDDIQEYADGAKRCGWDAVRYTDYNSLIDELKARNINLDGLF; translated from the coding sequence ATGAGTTATTCGGTTATTGTTTTCGATCTGGGCAACGTTCTTATTCCGTTTGATTATAATAAAGCAATTGAAAGAATCAATAAAATTGAAGACGGACTTGGAAATAAATTTGCGCGGCTTTATGCGAGCAATTACGAATTTCACAGAGACTTTGAACGGGGAAAGATCAGCCGAGAAAAGTTTCTGGATAAGATGTGCGAATGGCTCGAAGGCAAAGTCGACAGCGAAGAATTCTGCGGAATCTTTTCGGACATTTTTACTACAAACGACGACGTCATAAAATTGCTGCCCGTATTGAAAAAAAATTACAAACTTGTTCTTCTTTCCAACACCAATGAGATTCACGAAGAATACGGATATTCGCATTACGAATTCCTGAAATATTTCGACAAACTTTTTCTTTCGCATAAAGTCGGCGCCGTTAAACCGGAAGAAAAAATTTACCGCGCGGTCGAGTCTTTTACCGGAGTTCCTTCTTCAGAACACCTTTTTATCGACGATATTCAGGAATATGCGGACGGAGCCAAACGATGCGGCTGGGATGCGGTCAGATATACCGATTACAACTCGTTAATTGACGAATTGAAAGCAAGGAATATTAACCTCGACGGGCTATTCTGA
- a CDS encoding dipeptidyl-peptidase 3 family protein, protein MNLKNFFLISIIGISLMNCTTEKKDDFKYVAEQFADLRIQRYKIDNFDKLTLNQKKLVYYLYQAALAGRDIIWDQNYKHNLYIRRTLEGIVKTYNGDRNDPQFAKFMEYTKRVWFSNGIHHHYSNKKFQPEFSKEYFAKLVKGSDEWELPLQNNETPDDLINKLTPILFDPKVDPVKVNQDPNADLIKTSAVNFYEGVTQKEAEDFYNSLADPKDTRPVSYGLNSKLVKENGKIFERTWRYKGMYHLAIDKITYWLEKAMAVAENEQQKKALDLLVKYYVTGNLKLWDQYNIEWIKDTNSVVDVINGFIETYNDPLGYKANFESVVSFKDFEATKRIKAISDNAQWFEDNSPIMPEHKKKNVKGISAKVITVVVESGDASPSTPIGINLPNANWIRKEYGSKSVNLGNIVHSYNKASESSGLIEEFAYSQEEIERAKKYGALASDLHTDMHEVIGHASGQLNPGVGQPNETLKNYASVLEEARADLVALYFIMDPKLVEIGVMPSLDAGKAEYDAYIRNGLMTQLARIELGDDIEQAHMRNRQLVSKWVYEKGMNDNVIEKKVKDGKTYFVINDYRKLRALFGELLREIQRIKSEGDYEAGKNLVENYGVKVDRALHAEVLERYKKLNIAPYAGFINPVLVPVMNGDEIIDVKIEYPEDFTEQMLYYAKEYSFLPTYN, encoded by the coding sequence ATGAATCTTAAAAATTTTTTTCTAATTAGTATTATAGGAATTTCGCTTATGAATTGCACTACCGAAAAGAAAGACGATTTCAAATATGTTGCGGAGCAATTTGCCGATCTTAGAATTCAAAGATATAAAATCGACAATTTCGACAAACTTACTCTAAATCAGAAAAAATTAGTTTACTATCTCTATCAGGCTGCATTGGCAGGCAGAGATATAATTTGGGACCAAAATTATAAACATAATCTTTATATAAGAAGAACTCTCGAGGGAATCGTCAAAACATATAACGGCGACAGAAACGACCCTCAGTTTGCAAAATTTATGGAATATACAAAACGAGTCTGGTTTTCAAACGGTATTCATCATCATTATTCCAATAAAAAATTCCAGCCGGAATTTTCAAAAGAATATTTTGCAAAACTTGTAAAGGGTTCGGACGAATGGGAACTACCTCTGCAAAATAACGAAACCCCGGACGATCTTATTAACAAACTGACTCCCATTTTATTTGATCCAAAAGTAGATCCGGTAAAGGTAAATCAGGACCCGAACGCCGACCTGATTAAAACATCGGCGGTAAATTTTTACGAAGGGGTAACGCAAAAAGAAGCCGAAGACTTTTATAACAGTCTTGCCGACCCGAAAGATACCAGACCGGTATCGTACGGACTGAATTCCAAACTCGTTAAAGAAAACGGCAAGATATTCGAACGCACCTGGCGGTATAAAGGAATGTACCATCTGGCAATCGACAAAATTACTTATTGGCTCGAAAAAGCGATGGCGGTGGCGGAAAACGAACAGCAGAAAAAAGCTCTCGATTTGTTGGTTAAATATTATGTGACCGGCAATCTAAAACTGTGGGATCAATATAATATCGAGTGGATCAAGGATACAAATTCCGTCGTCGACGTTATCAACGGATTCATCGAAACTTATAACGATCCGCTCGGATATAAAGCAAATTTCGAATCCGTCGTTTCTTTCAAAGATTTCGAAGCCACCAAAAGAATTAAAGCCATTAGCGACAACGCTCAATGGTTCGAAGACAATTCGCCCATAATGCCCGAACATAAAAAGAAAAACGTAAAAGGAATTTCGGCTAAAGTTATAACCGTGGTTGTTGAATCGGGCGACGCTTCGCCTTCTACGCCGATCGGCATAAATCTTCCCAATGCAAACTGGATAAGAAAAGAATACGGATCTAAATCGGTCAACCTCGGAAATATTGTCCATTCATACAACAAAGCTTCGGAAAGCAGCGGATTGATTGAAGAATTCGCTTATTCGCAGGAAGAAATTGAACGCGCAAAAAAATACGGGGCGCTTGCAAGCGACCTCCATACAGATATGCACGAAGTAATCGGTCACGCTTCAGGACAGTTGAATCCGGGCGTCGGTCAGCCGAATGAAACTCTCAAGAATTACGCTTCGGTTCTGGAAGAAGCGCGCGCCGACCTGGTGGCTCTCTATTTCATTATGGACCCCAAACTTGTCGAAATTGGAGTTATGCCTTCTCTCGACGCCGGTAAAGCCGAATACGACGCTTATATCAGAAACGGATTGATGACTCAGCTTGCCCGCATTGAATTGGGAGACGATATCGAACAGGCGCACATGAGAAACAGACAGCTCGTTTCAAAGTGGGTTTATGAAAAAGGTATGAACGACAATGTAATCGAAAAGAAAGTTAAAGATGGAAAAACTTATTTTGTAATTAACGATTATCGGAAATTACGCGCTTTGTTTGGCGAACTTCTCAGGGAAATTCAAAGAATTAAATCGGAAGGCGACTACGAAGCGGGTAAAAATCTGGTGGAAAACTACGGCGTTAAAGTCGATAGGGCGCTCCATGCGGAAGTTCTCGAACGATATAAAAAACTTAATATCGCTCCGTATGCCGGCTTTATAAATCCCGTCCTTGTCCCGGTTATGAACGGCGACGAAATTATCGACGTGAAAATTGAATATCCCGAAGACTTTACAGAACAGATGCTCTATTACGCAAAAGAATATTCGTTTTTGCCGACATATAATTAA
- a CDS encoding HAD family hydrolase, whose translation MDLRLVVFDLDGTLVSSHKTIYEATIETFNRLGIEHNLTEDEFYSRIGLHFEDIFEEFGINVPDFKEFIELYKSIYFDFIKYSELYEGVKDILTELKRNKIMRALLTTKSQEQAELILKHFDIDPEFDFIMGRRPGFEHKPSPQPLLFICESLNVIPSETLMVGDTELDVLCAKNAGAKSCAVTYGYRTGKDLIRLDPDLIVGSLDELRLSFNGK comes from the coding sequence ATGGATTTGAGACTAGTAGTATTCGATCTGGACGGTACGCTTGTAAGTTCGCACAAAACAATTTACGAGGCTACAATAGAAACCTTTAACCGTCTCGGAATTGAGCATAATTTGACGGAAGATGAATTCTATTCCCGGATCGGTCTTCATTTCGAAGATATTTTCGAAGAATTCGGAATCAACGTCCCGGACTTTAAAGAATTCATCGAGTTGTATAAGTCGATTTATTTCGACTTTATTAAATACTCCGAACTATACGAAGGCGTCAAAGATATATTAACGGAATTAAAGAGGAATAAAATCATGCGCGCTCTTTTGACTACCAAGTCGCAGGAGCAGGCGGAATTGATTTTGAAACATTTCGACATCGATCCGGAATTCGATTTTATAATGGGGCGGCGCCCGGGTTTCGAGCATAAACCTTCGCCGCAGCCGCTCCTTTTTATTTGTGAAAGTTTGAATGTAATTCCGAGCGAAACTTTAATGGTCGGCGATACCGAACTCGACGTTCTTTGCGCCAAAAATGCGGGCGCAAAATCGTGCGCAGTAACGTACGGATATCGAACCGGAAAAGATTTAATACGGCTCGATCCCGATCTGATTGTCGGATCGCTCGATGAATTGAGATTGAGTTTCAACGGGAAATAA
- a CDS encoding arsenate reductase family protein — translation MNIQIIGTKKCNDTKKAERFFKERGIKFHFKDLTEKGLTKGELDNIIRKISLDDLLDKEGKQYKKRNLEYMVYDIEEELLNDPLLLKTPIVRNGNDVTLGYQPDIWKKWISE, via the coding sequence ATGAACATACAAATTATCGGAACGAAAAAATGCAACGACACAAAAAAAGCGGAACGTTTTTTTAAGGAAAGAGGAATTAAATTCCATTTCAAAGACCTTACCGAAAAAGGTTTGACAAAAGGCGAACTCGATAATATTATAAGAAAAATCAGTCTCGACGATTTGCTCGACAAAGAAGGCAAACAATACAAAAAGAGAAATCTCGAATATATGGTTTACGATATAGAAGAAGAGCTGCTCAACGATCCGTTGCTGTTAAAAACGCCGATAGTCCGGAACGGAAACGACGTAACCCTCGGATATCAACCCGATATCTGGAAAAAATGGATTTCAGAATAG
- a CDS encoding porin, translating to MRRLLLIFLTIQLLPVLLYSQKKVSYDGYFEIGGKAEYNGIYIESYYKAKMEFEYKINKYTEVEIDIRGNSEERELILYEASAEFELSDNLELEVGDLKKRFGYEEWTAREKLPTIRRSIVNRYLEPLGYVNREPGVQVEWEREGYLLTGGVHYNESHSVSYIIKAVKRSISSLDGVFANLQIIRTRDTEIPNATAFNAGVFDTVAGFASVLEFYYGLDPVESHYSALEGGDNDVYLGAVRFITSKIFLFENKIICGFEPVLSGAVLVNNMDYTDVNKLQLMLGFNFYFNDNARLMINGDLVASNRPFSKSKRSLTDSSALIQLQVRW from the coding sequence ATGCGTAGATTATTATTGATTTTTTTGACAATCCAACTTTTACCCGTTCTTCTTTATTCTCAAAAGAAAGTAAGCTACGACGGTTATTTCGAAATAGGCGGCAAAGCCGAGTATAACGGAATTTATATAGAGAGCTATTACAAAGCCAAAATGGAATTCGAATATAAAATCAATAAATACACCGAAGTCGAAATCGATATAAGAGGAAATTCCGAAGAGAGGGAACTTATTCTTTATGAAGCGTCGGCAGAGTTCGAATTGTCGGACAATCTCGAACTTGAAGTCGGCGATTTAAAGAAAAGGTTCGGTTACGAAGAATGGACTGCGAGAGAAAAACTGCCCACGATAAGACGAAGTATTGTTAACAGGTATTTAGAACCGCTCGGATACGTTAACCGGGAACCCGGAGTTCAGGTTGAATGGGAACGCGAGGGTTATTTGCTGACCGGCGGCGTGCATTATAACGAGTCGCATTCGGTAAGTTATATTATTAAAGCCGTAAAACGTTCGATCTCTTCTTTAGACGGCGTTTTTGCAAATCTTCAAATAATACGCACGCGCGATACGGAAATACCGAACGCCACGGCTTTCAATGCAGGCGTATTCGATACGGTTGCGGGTTTTGCTTCCGTTTTGGAATTCTACTACGGACTCGATCCCGTCGAATCGCACTACAGCGCGCTCGAAGGCGGAGATAACGACGTTTACCTTGGAGCGGTCAGATTTATTACGTCTAAAATATTCCTGTTTGAAAACAAAATTATCTGCGGTTTCGAACCCGTCCTTTCGGGAGCCGTACTGGTAAATAATATGGATTATACCGACGTCAACAAGCTTCAGCTTATGTTAGGATTCAACTTTTATTTCAACGACAATGCGCGATTAATGATTAACGGCGACCTGGTGGCAAGTAATCGTCCCTTTAGCAAATCGAAAAGATCGTTAACCGACAGCAGCGCTCTAATTCAGCTGCAGGTAAGATGGTAA
- a CDS encoding CotH kinase family protein has translation MVKKTIKYPGLLFLVLLIVSCDFIADPPAVENYNLPVYSIEISEENYGLLKKNAYSNLKVSARLNINGEEHKIKIRHQGFSSRGNFKKNFRIIYEEGSDPFFEGSEVILNSQAIDPSMLKSFLAIEIFKRTDLITFEVQPVAFYINDAYEGLYYLIEPIDEDFFVRRNIKTSELYKAYNGFAFFNYKDLPDVRKGYEKKFPEDENYHTLEKLIAATSYDGPDFPEKLEKIFDVDKFLQYWAVTVLICNWDGIIHNFCLRRDAFSNKFEIVPWDLDRTFVWDDYRTAFPGDNYLVRKLMNYPKYRKIYKARFERLLEEVFNASVLFPKIDSMKTVIREAYNNDRWLNANGYDIDRESENIKMFIEKRIGYIKNQLENFN, from the coding sequence ATGGTAAAGAAAACGATAAAATATCCGGGTCTTCTTTTTCTGGTGTTACTGATTGTTTCCTGCGACTTTATTGCCGACCCTCCCGCAGTAGAAAATTATAATCTTCCGGTCTACAGTATTGAAATATCGGAAGAGAATTACGGGCTTCTGAAAAAGAACGCGTATTCGAATCTTAAAGTATCCGCGCGCCTGAACATTAACGGCGAGGAACATAAAATTAAAATAAGGCATCAGGGATTCAGTTCGCGCGGCAATTTTAAAAAGAACTTCCGTATTATTTACGAAGAGGGAAGCGATCCGTTTTTCGAAGGTTCGGAAGTCATATTGAATTCTCAGGCGATCGATCCTTCTATGTTGAAATCATTTCTCGCAATAGAAATTTTTAAACGTACCGACCTCATAACTTTTGAGGTTCAACCCGTAGCCTTTTACATTAATGACGCTTACGAAGGGCTCTATTATTTAATCGAGCCGATTGACGAGGATTTTTTTGTCAGAAGGAATATTAAGACGTCGGAATTATATAAAGCCTACAACGGATTTGCATTTTTTAATTATAAAGATTTGCCCGACGTACGGAAAGGCTACGAAAAAAAATTTCCCGAAGACGAAAATTATCATACGCTCGAAAAACTTATTGCGGCAACGAGCTACGACGGACCCGATTTCCCCGAAAAGCTCGAAAAAATATTCGACGTGGATAAATTTTTGCAATACTGGGCTGTAACCGTTCTTATATGTAATTGGGACGGGATAATTCATAATTTCTGTTTGAGACGGGATGCGTTTTCGAATAAATTCGAGATTGTGCCGTGGGACCTCGACAGAACGTTCGTTTGGGACGATTACAGAACCGCTTTCCCGGGAGATAATTATCTTGTTCGTAAGCTTATGAATTATCCGAAATACAGAAAAATCTATAAAGCTCGCTTCGAACGATTGCTCGAAGAAGTATTCAACGCTTCGGTTTTATTTCCCAAAATCGATTCGATGAAGACCGTCATAAGGGAGGCTTATAATAACGACAGATGGCTTAATGCAAATGGTTATGACATCGACCGGGAATCTGAAAACATAAAAATGTTTATCGAGAAAAGAATCGGCTACATTAAAAATCAACTCGAAAATTTCAACTGA
- a CDS encoding Mut7-C RNAse domain-containing protein, whose translation MKSVTLRFYEELNDFLPPSKRKVPFQYRFYGSPSVKDVIESCGAPHTEVDLIIVNGSSVGFDYQIKEGDYISVYPEFESIDITPVQKLRPAPLRNPRFILDAHLGRLARYLRMCGFDSLYRNDFSDEEIIDVSVDEKRCILTRDVGILKNNKVVRGYWIRNQAPVKQLEEVVARFDLVDSMKPFSLCIECNVKLIKTEKDKIEYLLPPKVKKMDTEFCRCPNCKKIFWKGTHYKKMSGIIQMIQNKGQ comes from the coding sequence ATGAAATCCGTTACTCTTCGTTTCTACGAAGAACTAAACGATTTTCTCCCTCCTTCAAAAAGAAAAGTCCCGTTTCAATACCGTTTTTACGGCAGCCCTTCGGTTAAAGACGTAATCGAGTCATGCGGAGCGCCGCATACGGAAGTAGACCTTATAATTGTAAACGGCAGTTCCGTCGGATTCGATTATCAAATAAAAGAAGGCGATTATATTTCGGTTTATCCGGAATTCGAATCGATCGATATTACTCCCGTTCAGAAATTAAGACCAGCGCCGTTAAGGAATCCGCGTTTCATTCTAGACGCGCACTTAGGAAGACTTGCGCGCTATCTGAGAATGTGCGGTTTCGATTCGCTTTACAGAAACGATTTTTCAGACGAGGAAATTATCGATGTTTCAGTAGATGAAAAAAGGTGCATACTTACGCGCGACGTCGGCATCTTAAAAAATAACAAAGTGGTCAGAGGCTACTGGATCAGAAATCAGGCGCCTGTAAAGCAGCTTGAAGAGGTCGTCGCAAGATTCGACCTCGTCGACTCGATGAAACCGTTTTCTCTTTGTATCGAATGCAACGTAAAACTCATTAAAACAGAGAAGGACAAAATCGAATATCTTTTGCCCCCAAAAGTTAAAAAAATGGATACGGAATTTTGCCGCTGTCCCAATTGTAAAAAAATCTTTTGGAAAGGAACGCATTACAAAAAGATGTCGGGGATTATTCAAATGATTCAAAATAAAGGGCAGTAA
- a CDS encoding MOSC domain-containing protein has protein sequence MEYRLSEIYIYPFKSLGGISLKRAEVTDRGLKYDRRFMLVDAEGNFLTQRKFPVMALIKPEITDGGFRLKSSMDDSIIEITYKPKTDGRVKVKIWDDVVEAMLVSEEADKWFEEILDVKCRLVFMDDDVKRYVDKKYAVKNELVSFADGFPFLIIGEESLNDLNSRLKVKLPMNRFRPNLVFKGGRPFDEDKWESFVLNGIEFRVVKPCARCVITTVDQANARKSEEPLNTLSLYRKEGNKIFFGQNLLHEGVGLIETDSVITVTQWK, from the coding sequence ATGGAATACAGACTGAGCGAAATATATATCTATCCTTTCAAATCTTTGGGGGGAATATCATTAAAGCGCGCAGAAGTTACTGACCGGGGACTAAAATACGATAGGCGTTTCATGCTCGTCGACGCAGAAGGCAATTTCCTTACGCAAAGGAAATTTCCGGTTATGGCTTTGATAAAACCGGAAATTACAGACGGGGGTTTTCGTCTAAAGAGTTCAATGGACGACAGTATAATTGAAATAACTTATAAACCGAAAACCGACGGCAGAGTAAAAGTTAAAATATGGGACGACGTAGTAGAAGCCATGCTCGTTTCCGAAGAAGCGGACAAATGGTTCGAAGAGATATTGGACGTAAAATGCCGTCTTGTATTTATGGACGACGATGTTAAAAGGTATGTAGATAAAAAATACGCGGTCAAAAATGAGCTTGTAAGTTTTGCCGACGGATTTCCGTTCTTGATTATCGGCGAGGAATCGCTCAACGATCTGAATTCCCGCCTGAAAGTTAAATTGCCTATGAATCGTTTCCGTCCCAATCTCGTTTTTAAGGGAGGACGTCCCTTCGACGAGGATAAATGGGAATCTTTCGTATTGAACGGAATTGAATTTCGAGTTGTAAAACCGTGCGCGCGTTGCGTGATAACGACTGTCGACCAGGCGAACGCCAGGAAAAGCGAAGAGCCCCTCAACACTCTTTCTCTTTATCGGAAAGAGGGAAATAAAATTTTTTTCGGACAAAATTTGTTGCACGAAGGAGTGGGATTAATCGAAACGGATTCTGTAATAACGGTAACCCAATGGAAGTAA
- a CDS encoding DUF502 domain-containing protein, which produces MEKLKAFLRTTFLGGFLIVLPVILLIFVLDWFFNFLTDKIRPVTNILVETAKLNELVASAAALIIILLLFFIVGLIVRTSLGRYVIGFLEEKILKRVPLYKIIKDTVLHLFGDEKLIFKGVALVKPFGNDTLVTAFITDESFEGYTTVFIPSAPAPTGGYIYHIKNEFVIKLDYPVEEAMRTVLSLGGGSGKLLNKMNEKKS; this is translated from the coding sequence ATGGAAAAATTAAAAGCGTTTTTAAGAACTACTTTCCTCGGCGGATTTTTGATTGTGCTGCCTGTTATCCTTTTGATTTTCGTGCTCGACTGGTTTTTCAACTTTTTGACGGATAAAATAAGACCTGTTACGAATATCCTCGTGGAAACCGCCAAGCTGAACGAGCTGGTCGCTTCGGCGGCTGCGTTAATAATAATTTTGCTCCTCTTTTTTATAGTCGGATTAATTGTTCGAACGAGTCTGGGACGTTATGTAATCGGATTTCTGGAAGAAAAAATTTTAAAACGCGTGCCTCTTTATAAAATTATAAAAGATACAGTTCTGCATCTCTTCGGCGACGAGAAATTGATTTTCAAAGGAGTGGCGCTGGTAAAACCGTTTGGCAACGATACTTTGGTTACCGCATTTATTACGGACGAAAGCTTCGAAGGATACACAACCGTCTTTATTCCTTCGGCGCCCGCTCCGACTGGAGGATACATTTATCATATCAAAAATGAATTTGTTATAAAACTCGACTACCCGGTGGAAGAAGCAATGCGAACGGTTCTGAGCCTCGGCGGCGGCTCCGGTAAGCTACTTAATAAGATGAATGAGAAAAAATCATAA